A stretch of DNA from Pyramidobacter porci:
CCCGGACCTATCGGCCCGACGGGATCCGCCGCCTGACCGATCTGTACCGCCGGGCCCTTTCCGGCGCGCTCAGGAACCCGCAAAACCTCCCCAACACCACCCGCGGCCACTACAGCCGCGGCGTGATGTGAGACCGTTAAAAGCAAAAGGACCGTCCGACAAAAAATCGAACGGTCCTTTGTTTTTTCGTGGTGCCTAAGGAGGGACTCGAACCCTCATGTGGTCGCCCACGGGGGATTTTGAGTCCTCTGCGTCTACCGATTCCGCCACTGCAAGGGTTCACGCCGATAAAAGACGTCCAATGCCGGGGGACTTTCTTTGGGGCATTGCTCCATGGCGTAAAAAAGGGAAGCGTTTTTCATGCCGGAGAACACGGTTCATCTTGTATTTTCTCGGAAGACGGCGGTTCAGGACAGCATCACGGATTTCATCATCCTTAAGCAGGCATCGGGAAGTGCCTGCGCGACTCTTGAGGATTATCAATGGACGCTGAATCACTTCTTTAGCCACTACCCGCAGGCATGGTCAGGCCCGTCGGCCATGCGTGAGGCTTTCCTTTCGTGGATCAACAAGCGCATTGCCCCGGCGACGTACAACCAGAGATTGGTTTACGTCCACGCCTTCTGGCGCTGGTGTGTTGAAGAGGGGATACAGCCGCCGGAACCCGATCCGTTCAGGGGCCTGAAACGCCGCAAAGACCGCGGGCATTTTCGCGACATCGACGCCGCGAAGGTGAAAGAGCTGCTGACGCTTCCAGACCGTTCCACATGGGCGGGGCTGCGCGACTACGCCCTGATCCTCTTTACCCTCGACACCGCCGCGCGTCCCGGCGAGCGCTTCAACTTTTGCCGGAGCATTTCAACATCTTTTCCCTCGCGGTCACGATTCCGCACAAGACGGCCAGGACCCGCGAGGAAAGAATCGTCCCGTTCTCGCCGACTGCCGCGGCAGCCCTGCGCCAGCTGCTCAGAGCGAGGCCGCCGGAATGGGGGAGCGACACGCCGGTTTTCTGCAATGAAAGCGGGCAAAGACTGAGCGTAGATTCATGGAGACAGCGTCTCAAGAAATACTGCTTAAACGACGGGACGACGTTCAGACCCTACGACCTGAGGCACGCCGCCTGCACGCTCCACCTCAGAGCCGGCATGAGCGGCGAAGTCCTTCAGCGCCTCATGGGGCATCACGGGCCGCAGATGACTCAGCGCTACATCCACCTGACCACCGACGACCTGAGAAAAGAGCAGGCGCTCTCTTCGCCCGTGGAGAGATTGGTTCCCGCGAGGAAAAGAGCGCTCAGGAAGATCAAATGAACCGCCAGCCCTTCACAGCCGCCCGCTGTAGGGGCTTCTTTATTTTACAGGCATGATTATGCTGCTTCGTTCAAGTTAGGGGCCTTGCGAGACGTTTGTGGAGGTTGCCTTCGGCTGCTCCTCTGCTCATGCCGAAGGCTTGATATCAAGCTCGCCGTCGAGGTAGCTCTTGCCACGCTCGAATATAAAAGCTTAAGGGCCGCTTCATCTATTTCTTTATCTTCTGGCGTCCTGTTCGCCCCAAAGCGCCCCGTGAACCTATCAGCGTCAGACGGCACAATTGCGACTTCGGGACCTAGGGGCATCGAGCGAGGCTTTCGTAAACACTGTGGAGCAAGGCTCCAAGCACAGGAAGACCCGTCGGGGAAAACCATCTCCAGCGAACACCATGAACGCTCTTCCAATTTCACACCATGAATCATCATAGGGACATTCTCCTTTCACACTCTCCCCAAAGAGAAAGCCGCTGTGTTACAATACAAACGGCCTTCTTTTCAAGCCCTTGCCCTTGCTACTGTCTGGCAGCCAAGCTCAGGACAGTTCCAGGGGCCTTTTTAATGCGCTGTGCTGAATCGACGTGCTTCAATCCATCACCTCTCTTGCATGTCATCTACCCTTTTCAGTAGATATTCTACCATGATAAACACAGATGTCAATAGATAAACTATTCAATAGAAAAAGGCTTCTTCCTATTTAAGTAGAATCATGATAAAATACATAGCCAGAAAGGATGTGAGAGAATGCCGTT
This window harbors:
- a CDS encoding tyrosine-type recombinase/integrase, with translation MPENTVHLVFSRKTAVQDSITDFIILKQASGSACATLEDYQWTLNHFFSHYPQAWSGPSAMREAFLSWINKRIAPATYNQRLVYVHAFWRWCVEEGIQPPEPDPFRGLKRRKDRGHFRDIDAAKVKELLTLPDRSTWAGLRDYALILFTLDTAARPGERFNFCRSISTSFPSRSRFRTRRPGPARKESSRSRRLPRQPCASCSERGRRNGGATRRFSAMKAGKD
- a CDS encoding tyrosine-type recombinase/integrase; translated protein: MVPFSPTAAAALRQLLRARPPEWGSDTPVFCNESGQRLSVDSWRQRLKKYCLNDGTTFRPYDLRHAACTLHLRAGMSGEVLQRLMGHHGPQMTQRYIHLTTDDLRKEQALSSPVERLVPARKRALRKIK